GGAATAAAGGGTTTTTATGAACTTGCACCAGCTTCGATTTGTTCGGGAAGCAGTTCGCCACGACTTCAGCCTGACTGACGCAGCCAAAGCGCTATTCACGTCGCAGCCCGGCGTGTCCAAAGCCATCATCGAGTTTGAGGAGGAACTGGGTTTTCAGATTTTCAAGCGCCATGGCAAGCGGATCAAAGGCCTGACGCCACCAGGCGAATTGGTGTATCAAGCTTGCGAGCGGGTGTTGGCCGAAATGGAAAACATCAAACGGGTGGGCGAGGAATTTGCAGCGCGTGAAAGCGGTCAGTTGACTGTGGCAGTGACCCACACCCAGGCCCGTTACGTATTGCCACAAGCCGTGGCCGTATTTCGCAAGAAATTCCCGAAGGTGAAGTTGATTCTCCTCCAGGGGACACCCGAACAATTGGCGCAGTGGGTGCGCAAAGACCAGGCGGATTTGGCAGTGGCCACAGAAGCCCTGGCCGATGAGCCGGATTTGGTCACATTCCCCTGCTACGACTGGGGGCATGTGGCGGTGGCGCCTGTTGATTCGCCTTTACTCAAGGAGTTTGCGCAGGGTAAACGGAAAATTGCACTGGCTGATTTTGACAACATGCCCGTGATCACCTACGAAACCCACTTTGCCGGGCGCAAGAAAATTGACGCGGCATTTCAGAAGGCAGGCGTCACGATTGATTTGGTACTGGAAGCGATTGACGCAGACGTGATCAAGACCTACGTGGGCTTGGGGCTGGGCGTGGGCATTATTGCCGAAGTGGCTTTTGACGCTGAAAAAGACAAGGGACTTGTGGCTGTGCCGGTAGATCACCTGTTTGGCCGCAACACCACCCGGATTGCCTTGCGGCAGGGTGTGTTCATGCGTACGCTGATGTACGAATTCATTGCCGTGTTTGCGCCGATGTTGACACCGAAGCTGATTGACCGTGTTCTTGGCGGTGGGGATGCTTACGATATTTGAGATAGGTGGAGTGTGAGCAGGAGGTTTTGATGATGCGGCGAGGTGGGTTTGACTGAAGCGCAGTGGCTGTTGCGACGGAAAATCTGTTTCTCCCAAGCTGAGCCTTGCCTAGCCTGAAACCGCCCCTCGAAAAAAGCGCTCGGGGCGGATTCCGCCCCTTTGGGGCACCGGCCCGGCTTGGCACGCTTGGGCAGATTTTCCCGACTGTCGCAACAAGCACCTGCGCTACCAATCAAACCTGCACACCGCACACCGCACATCGCACATCGCACACTGCATCGCGCAGCACGCGACAAGCAGCACATGCTGCCCTGTTTGGGTCGATTCAAGGCCAGCCCGCCCAACATTTTCGCAGCGAGGGGCGGCTCGACTTGTAGAGCCGA
The nucleotide sequence above comes from Limnobacter thiooxidans. Encoded proteins:
- a CDS encoding CysB family HTH-type transcriptional regulator → MNLHQLRFVREAVRHDFSLTDAAKALFTSQPGVSKAIIEFEEELGFQIFKRHGKRIKGLTPPGELVYQACERVLAEMENIKRVGEEFAARESGQLTVAVTHTQARYVLPQAVAVFRKKFPKVKLILLQGTPEQLAQWVRKDQADLAVATEALADEPDLVTFPCYDWGHVAVAPVDSPLLKEFAQGKRKIALADFDNMPVITYETHFAGRKKIDAAFQKAGVTIDLVLEAIDADVIKTYVGLGLGVGIIAEVAFDAEKDKGLVAVPVDHLFGRNTTRIALRQGVFMRTLMYEFIAVFAPMLTPKLIDRVLGGGDAYDI